The genome window TGCCTTGACCCCGAAAACCAATCATATGGCACAAAGAAATGGCGAAAGTATAGCTCTTTGCTGTCATCCGGTTTGTCCAGGTCAGCAGTACAGACCCAGGAGTGGGTATCCAGAAACACAATTTTGGAGGATGCGGTAACACCGATACAATGTGTGATGTACCTGCTCAGGGTGGTTAATCTGTTGATAAGGCATTGGCTCGATGTTCGGTCAGTATGGACTAGCTTGTTCCGCAGTAGCGTATCTTCCTGTCCTGCGCATATCTCGCTGGGACTATCTGGCTTATCTCCTTCGTTGTAAACAGCAAACGCCTTCGTATCGAGCAGGTAGAGCCTGCATGTCTTAGCTGGGCCATCTAACTCCGATAACTCGAGAAGAATGCGTTGTTTGCTTGCGGATGTACAAGGAAAGGCATTCTTGATCTGTAGACCATCCAAATCAATATGGACGTCGACTATTGCTACTTCCGCCCAGTCACTCCAAGTATAGATACGAGCGGTCGCGCCTTCAAAGCATATCACATGTTCTTCCGAGTCGTGATGTTGCAGCCACTTGCGGATGCCGGGTCTCGACGAATATTTTCGCATTTCTAGTTCCTGGCCGCTAATACTCCATAAATGATCTGTTTCCCGAGTGGACAAAATGAACTTTCCTGCGACATCACTAGCCAGTACCTGGGTAATCGCATGTCCGCAGTCAAGACGTGATTGAAAGAGTACTTCGCCTGGAAGCCAACCCTCAATCCTTGATTTTGCGATTCTCCGCCCGGATATTCTGTTCGACACGTCAATACTCAGAAGGAGCTTCGTCTTTGGTAGCCAGTTGAGGGCGTGAACACATGAGTTATGGTGATAGAGCTTGCGTATCTCGTTGCCTGTTCTCATATTGTAGAGGCATACTGACCCATCGTTCTTACTGCAAAATACAGCATCTTCCTGGAGGTCCATAGTAAGTGCACTGATTTTGATCTTGGTATCAATGGCGACTGTCTCCACTAGAGTATTGGACGTATTTTGGCTGCTGTCATCCCCGCCAGAGTCACGCAAAAGGATAGCGGGCTCCCAAATGTTACATTCTGAGCCCCTAATGTCTGCCAGTCGCAGACTATCAAGGCTGAACGCCAATTGTTTGATGTAAATTTTGGTTGATTCAACTCGATAGAGCAGGGTCAATGTGTCGAATTCGAATATTTGAATTGTTCCAGATCCGACAGCCCCGGCGAGAAGGTGCCCATCGGGACTAGCTGCTAGCGTATGGCAATTCGCATGGATGGTCGCCAGAACCTCATCCTGAAACGGATCCACGAGGGCAAGCTCTCCGTCGAGATACGAAGCCACAAGGCGTTCGATTGAAGGGTTGGGGTTGAAAATTAGAGCAGTGACCATGTGCTTGCTAGTTTCACCATTGGCGAGTTTCTTTCCACAGCTCCCATAGTAAGCGTCCTCCTGGAGGTCCCAGAGAGTGATGGGTCGCCCGCTGTAGGCAATCGCCATCATTTGGTGACCAACAGATATCGATACGGCAGACGGGACTCGATGTGTCTGAACGTCCATGTTGTCCGAATCGTTCCATAGCCGATGGGGATGCTGGAATCCGTCGCCGTCGAGTCCCCACGACGCCAAGTAATTCTTAGCCGATGCAACGACAAGTCGATCATCATCGATTATCATGGTCAGAGGCCGTTGTGGGGCCGTATTAGTGGAAATGAGCCGGCCACTAAGGATCTCCCATACGTTGATTCTCTTCAGGCCACATGCAGCAACCAACCCTCGTTTGCTTGAAATCTGTAAGTACTTCACTGCTTCACCATGGTCGAGTGTTTTATTTTCTTGGCATGTGGTAGCATGGTAAAGTGTGACTTTGCCGGAACTCAAACCAATTGCAAACATAGTCTCGCCGTAGCAGATGGCAGTTGTTTGAGCCTGGCGGAACTCAATACACGCTAATCGATCATCCCACTGGACACTAGAGAGACCCATCACTGAAAGTCTTTTACCAGGATTGACAGCCCTGTAAACCGTCGATTCCTTGGGACAGAAGGGTACAACGAGTGAGTGAATGGCTGCAGGTGAAATCAAAAGAGCGTCAGCAAATTTGGCAGCAACTCGTATGAGATCCATTGTCCACCCTCTGATCACCTGCATATCACCACCAATAGGCGAAAGTTCAGTTGTACAGATTTTGAGATAGCTTCGGAGATATTTTGCCGCGCGGATGAGGAAATTAAGGTTCCCTGTCTGCGCTATTATCTCTATCCACGACAAAACATTCGCCTTCAAGAACTTGACAAGTAGGTGGAAGACGTCGGTTGCACGTGGACTTGACTTTGACAAGTGATATGAGAACTCAGTGCAGGCGTATAGAGAAAATTCCGACCTCTTGATTGGAGAAGAGGCGGCAGCACCTCGTCGACCAGTCCGAGGGGGCCTCAGATCATCCCCAGTGAGATATGCAAGGCAAGTTCGAGCAATGCGAGtatgggcttcttctttcctgaTGGCATATTCGGACTCCAGGTCTTCATTTAGGAGAAACTCTCTGGCTGTTTCATGAGCCATCTGTACCTTTCCAAACTTATCGACGGTGACAAATTGGCCACAGAGAGATAGTACACTCTCTTCTAACTTGGGGAAATGATCATTGACATCCAGCTTCAAGGCTAATTGCAGTTCGGTAGTTCTGAGCGGCCTAGTCACGCACGTAGTCCAGGTAAGGATGGCCTTGCTCAAAGCCTTTCCCCGTGAAGCTTGTGACATTGAATCGAGCGACCTCATATATAATCGTTCCATATCCCGCGGCACGTCCTGTAAAACCCGGCTCATCTCCTGCTCACTGTACGATTTTGACAGTTCTTTAAGCACCAAGGTAGTCCACAAAAATGATCCTTGAGACTTGTCCAGAACCTTAGTCACTAGGTCCTCCCGGTCTTTGTCTCCACCAACAAGCAAGGACCCTGCTTTGGCTTCGACAAGCAGCTTTATATCCGGGAGGGTGTCAGATGTTGAGACTTCCTCTGACACAACCCTGTGCGCCCCAAGCGAGGAAAAGTATTGTCCTATCTCCGGGGTCTCCCTACTAGTTATTAGTATCCGCAGTGGAGTCGAATCATCGATCTTGGTGAGCATTGcctcaaagaagaaagacaaagaggAACACTCATCAAGTGCGTCAATTACCCAATAATGACCCTTAGAATTAGCTCGAAGGATCCCGGGCTGGAATAGCTTTCTCCACAACACCCGCTCGTCATCGCTATCAAGCTTGGTTCCTTGGCTTTGCATCTCGAGAAGGATTTCCCTGACAGCGACATTTGCACGAGCCATCTGCAGAGCCAACGACCGCAGACAACCACTAACTCGGGATTTGGACTTATCCCcatatttaaagaaatagaaGCTGCAGCTAGCCTTGGTCGTGCGTAGCTGGTTGACGACATATCCGGCAAGGACAGATTTCCCCGTGGCTGGTTTTCCATTGACCCATAAGATGCTTGGGCCGTTACTTTCAAAGCTTTTCCATGTAAGGAAACTCGATTTTGATCCAAGCCACTGACAGGTACCATCCATACGGGCGTCTTCGAGAAGAATAaggtcatcttcgacatTGTCATGGACACCTAGATATGCCTCCAGCTGCCGTAATTGACTTCTTGCCTGCCGGGCCTTTGACGTGACCACTTCGAAAAGTCAGAAACTTGCTTTTATGTGTCACCTGCGTATTAACTATGGCGAGACTCACCTGACTGCAATATTCGGCTCACGGTCAAGGCTAAAGCATTCCGAACGGTGACATAGTTAGGATCCGTGAGCGCATCAAACTTGCAAATTGAGCGATGATCGGCTCCTAATGGGATCTGTTGCTCCTCACGATATCCGAGCGTAGCCGAGTTTGGATCCACAATAAGTATGCTGAATAGTCCAATGGTGAGTTTTTGTGTCTCATAAAACGACCACAGTTCCATCTTGCCGGAATGTTTTCGAAACTCctcattgattgattgtagCGTACTAGAACCGCGCTTGAGATCAGAGACGTATGCACGTGATGAATACGTTATTTGTAAGATATTCTCAAGTAGCTTGGCCGAGTCAGACCCTCTATGTGGTGTGGCGAAGAAATAGATTGCATGAAAGCGTTTCACAAGCCCTTCAAAGAAGGCATCTTGGCTCGCTAGTAGATAAGCTTTCTTAATGACCAAGCCACCCATGCTATGTCCCAAGAACACTATCGGTGTGTCTGTATGGCTGAGATGCGGGGAGGTGCTCAGTTCGCCCAAGAGTGACTTTGCGAAATGGTATATGTCCAGACAATTGTCCTTCCCCTTGGACCAATCTGAGTTGTATCCGAAACTATGTACTCGGACATGGCTGAAGGCGGGATCCTTGGGAAGCCACTCCTGTGGCCAGTAGTGGTAGCCGGAGGTTGTTTTGCTCCATGTTTTCCGGGACCCGCCACCAAGGCCATGTACGAAGATAGATTCGATCTGAGGCTCCGGTGGCgagtgaagaagattgaGGCCAAGGGGGCCTCTTGGGTTGTCGACGTTGACTTCGGCGGTCGAAGAGAAGTTTCCAGACCAACTGCTGCGCGATGCATATTTGCTTGATTGAGAATCCGAGGAGACTTCGTCCTCCCTATTCCGAGAAATGCGAATGGACTATAAGACGTAGACGGGTTAGTAtgatgaaagaaaacaacCAGTGCTCTGAGAGTAGACAACCCACCATACTGCTCAGACATCATGGTTCTGTAGGCCAGGGGATGTATCGGAGGCAGGAATGAAATTCCAATTCgtgaagggaaagaatgacCTGGGCGTCTTGACGTTAACGCGTCAGCGAGGATGCCGCTCCCCAATAAGCAATGGGCACTTGGAAAGCCCGTGGCATCAGAGTATGTGGGTCAATCAGCTAACAATGAGAAGAACTATTTCTCAGGTctgagggcgaggagggaccTGGGTACTTGGTAGTATCCCCTCACATAGATAGTACGCCCGCAGGCGGCCGAGCGGGATGAACTCGCATACAAGTGGGGGTTGTTAAGAACGTTGAGTGGATGGCTTAGCGCCCCTAAGTACCCTAAGCTGccattccccctccctctcccagtGGCCGCTGGAACAACCAAGCCATGCGGCTTTTCTTGTTGTccgttctttcttttcctctggTATACCTCTCCGGTTCTTTTCATCTATGCACAAACGTCCCCGCTAACAAGCTCGTCTATATTCTATCAAAGTGCAGCACGTTTACTGCACTCAGCCGTGCCTTCCATTTCAACTCCTCTACTGAAGCCCTTTGAGAAATGGAGGCTAGACCAAGCCACCCAAACATCCCAGCTGGCGACCATAAAGCCTACATGGATTATGCTCTCGATCAAGCGCGTCTCTCACCTCCAGCCCCGACGAAGTTCTGCGTCGGAGCAGTTCTGGTCGATGCCGACAAAAATGAGATCCTCTCAACCGGATATTCAATGGAACTACCAGGAAATCGTCCGGGAGATCCAGGCAATACCCACGCGGAACACTGCTGTTTCATCAAAGTGGCCGACCAGCATGATATTCCGGAGGACCAAATTGGGAAGGTGTTGCCCCCAAACACTGTCCTGTACACGACCATGGAGCCCTGCAACCGAAGGCTGAGCGGCAATCGAACCTGCGTGGAGCGGATACTCCAATTAGGCGACGCAATCAAGGTTGTCTACGTTGGAATCAAGGAGCCGGAGAAATTCATCGGGGAAAACACGGGAAGGAAGCGACTAGAGGAGGCGGGCGTCTTGGTCCAGCTGGTGGAGGGCATGGAAGATCGTATTACCGAGGTCGCGACAGCCGGGCACTAATACCTTCAGGGTATGAAAGATACAGTACTCTTACTCGGAATTTATAGGTTTCCAGAAACCTCTCATCTTAATGCGCAAAGAAATCATTCCCATTTCCTACTATACTGACAGCAGCTGGAGAGAGAAATACAACCCCGTCAGACACACAAAACATTTCCGAAAAAGTAAGTTGCCAGAAAATAGTACACTTAAATATCATATTTGAAGACCAGGTCATGTCCATGAACAATGAAGTATGAATTTGCTGATGTTGTAGCCAAGTAATCCGCAAATTTATTTTTGGACCAAGAATTCTTTCATTCACCAGTGATCTTCCAAAGTTAGAGTAGACGAAATTAAATGTTTTGTGTAAAAGTAGTAATGTGATCTAGTAGTTTTTCCAATGATCAACAACAGCCCCGACCAGGTCCCGGAATCATGGCGACCGGGGGCGGAGGGCGGAGGGTTTCATGCTTCTACACAAGTTCTGCCAGTCTAAAACGTTGTTTTTGTGCCCTCCCATTTACGATCACTTCTCAACAATCATGCTTGGCCAGGTCGGAGTCTTCGAATCCCTTCTAGTCAATACTCCACCTGTAGTCTTGGATCAGGTCTTCGAGCGTTCAAATTTCCGATGAAtcattcttttcctctccctcttgaTTCCTGGCCAACTTTCGTCTTCTCAGATCTTTGAGTAGAAAGATAAGTGCAAGAATAGTGCCGAATGCCGTCAACCCGACCGAAAACCAGAGCGTACCCCGGTAACCATGCAGCAACTCTGCCTTCGTGTGTCCGCCATTGTTGATCTGAAGTTCAATAGTACCAGCGAAACCCAGGCCGAGCGAGATACTATACACAACAATGGTCATGATCACACTAGATCCCATCCCCTGATACTGTCGAGGCACCGCGTTCGAGAAGATGATTGTGGCAGCAGGTAACGATGAATCCATAGCAAAGGTGGCAATGATGGTGGCGAAGAAAAAGTAGGTCCAGTACGTCGAGTGTACGGGTCGCAAGGCCATGAGAAGAGAAGTGAGGAAGTAACACAGCATTGCAAACAACATAATGAATGGGGCGGGAACCTTGGTGATTATTTTACCTACTATCAATGCTGTTGATATGCCGGTGACGAGGATGGGAGAGAGCCATGCAGCTAGTTGGATGGGGGTTTGACCGCCGATGTTAAGGCATATTCGGATGACGTAGAAGAGCTGGACACATCGTTAGTTTAACATAATATGGGACCGAAGAGATGTACTCACCCAGATGCCAAATGTGGACCAGCCGGCTGCTGTACAACCGAAGACGAAAGCGATGTCGGAGGTGAGGACGGCGACAGGTAGGATTGGATGGCGAGCTAGGCGAATTTCGATGAAAAGAAACGCCGCCAAGAACAGGAAGCTGAGGATGagacacacatacacataggGTTCATCCCACGTAGTGACCAGGCTTTGGTTCCAGGCGAAGTTGAACAGAACCAGGGCTGTCACACCGGTAGCACCTCCCGGGAGATCAAGGCGGTCTAAAGTTTCTCGTATTGTTCGTCGCTGGTTTTTTTCACCTTCAACAGGCATGTTTGGAATTGCAAATATGGCGAGCACGAAGAGAAAGGCAACCCCCAAAGCCTGACTCCAGTAGATCCATGGCCACCACGCCATGGCGAAGAGGGCCCCAAAGAGGAGACCTGCCATCGCACCGACTGGAGCTGATGCAGCAAACCATGCAAATCCCATGTTCCGAGGGCCCTGCGAGAAGCATTTGCCAAAGATAGCGAGTGCATTAGGCACAGTTAAGGCGGGACCGAGGCCCTGCAGGACACGAGCAAGGACGAAGACGGGCCAGCTGGAATAGACAGAGACTCCTGCCATCATGCTGGTCAAGGCAAGCCAGcccatgccgatgatgaaaatTGCCTTGTTGCCAAACTCGTCGCCCAAACGTCCCCCGATCAACACGAATGTGCCTAAAGTCAAGCCATAGCCAGATACTGTCCACGAGAGTTGACCAGGAGCAGTGACACCAAAGGAATCGCCGATTATTTCGAGAGTCGTGAGGCTGTTGCATAGGCCCAACTGATTGGTGAACATGGATGAACACACCGTCATGATGAAAATGATCCGCCGAATCAAGTTGTATCTATCCGCGATGTAGACATACTCATCTTGCCCAGTCTGTTCAGAAACTGCACCTGAGTCATTACAAGTTCGTCAATGCATTGATAAGGCCTCCACCTATTGTGAGACATCTTCGAGGGATATTTACCATTATCATGTCTCGATGGCATTTCGAGTTCATGCGACGCAATTTCCTGCGCTCCTGGAGATGAGGTAGTCATTGCGACTCGATTTAAGTGTTATTCGACGGTAgcgatggaggaagaggttgaggagATACGAAGGAGTACATTTTGGAAATGCGAAGAGAGTGACCTAAAAGAGGACGCTGCTAAGCTGATCTATCTCAACACACAATGCAGTCTCCCTTGATGCTGTCCAAAGGTCGATTTGTCAGTCCCAATCCGGAGTAATAACACGGTCTATAGTACCAGGGCAAAAGTCTCCGGGTAAGTCTCCGTTGCTCCGTTCCCCGAACGCCTTACATAAACCACCACAAACATGTCGCCTCTGCCATATTCCAAGTCACCGCAACTCTACCAGTTCGAGGCCCCTTATCAGCCCAAGCAATTGCAAATTAGATCTCCGATTATAGTCTCAATGTGTAAAACTACTTAGCAACTTGGACCTCGGTAATCGAAACACCACTATTCATCATTTGTGATATTATTGGCCAGCAAGAACAGTGTTGGCCGTGCGCCTTGCCACAATCAATGCGCAACAAAGCGCTGACCATTGTCTGTCATTGTTGTCCGATGACTGTCTGTGACCTTCTATGGGATTCTTACTACATGACCTGCAGAAATAAAGATCAGCACAGCAACCGCTCATCCCGTCGcatatatattatccatAACGCCGATATTGAGATAGAGCGACTGATGATCGTATATCAGGACGAAAGCTCTGTTCTTTGCAATCGGTTTCAGGAAGACATCCTCGCTATGTGCCTCGCGTCTAGTCCAAATCAAAATAATGCAGAATTCAGCAAGCAAGGGATGCGCAAACGAAGCAACGCCCACGATCGCAAGACCGGGTATATGTTATTGACAGGCCAGTCCGTGTATTCACCTTGGACGACTGGTCGGAGAGAGCTTCATTGATGTCAATCCCATTATTGACGATctgcagatgaaggaggcACAATTCTGCACTTCACCAAACTTGGATCATCTGCTCCCTGGAAATGTCAGAGCTAGAAGGGTAGCCACGCATCGCCAGTTTCTGCCTCCTTGCTTGGTCGCGACTGGAGATTGAAGCGACCGAGGAAAAAAGTTTCTGATTATGGTCACGATTTGATCAAACCTCTGGACACGGACAGATGTTAAGATTTGTTTCAAATTGCCTAGCAAGAGGTGGGGCTTCCTTGAGCTACCATGTTGTCCGTATTATCTGATGCCTTAACCGCAGTATGACTGCCTTCCGGATATCGGTTCATGAGGAAGGTATGTTGACTTGATATACTGGAGGACAGCACACTGACTGTACGGCCCTTCTTCGTGCCATATGAATGGCTTTCTGCGACCAAATGTGGTCATCGCAATACACCAAGGGACATCCCCACCATGTCTACCTTTTGACTGTACAATTGTCCGGGAAGGACTAGCTCATAAGAAAATAGTACAGAGTAGAATTAGGACGATGATTAGTCGTCGGGTGTCAACAGACAACGTGGAAATGTTCCGTGTTATTGACTTCAGCACCAGGCTAGCGCACTGACACCAGGAAGAGTCACCGTGCGTCTCGGGAAGTGGCTGCACCTCGGCAAATGTTGAAGGGCTGCATCTCGTATCCAAGGGACGATAGAGTCGATCCGCGTCATGGCGAAGCTTGAATGCGGGGAAGTTCACATGAGGGTCAATGTAACCCCAGTGAAGAAGCAAACTCAATTTGTCTCTCATCCTCAAAACCCCCTTCATGACCCTGCAAGTTGATGGTTATAATCATTAATCAGACTGCTTACATAGGTGTATCTTGCAGGGCGAGCGGTGACACGCAGCCAAGACCCTTAATCTGAGTTATCTCGAGCACTGACAGGGGTGCTGATAACTAACATCGCAGCCGATATCGCCCAACGCTATCTCTCCGGCTGATAAGGGCCACCGCGATGCAACCTTGCCGCATCCGTCGTCGTCGCATCGCCAGATCTGCGGAGAAGCCGTGGGGGGTTCCAGTTATCCTCCTCACGGCCGGCTGATAAGCCTGTTCCTGTCCGTTCTTGTTTATGCATAAAGCAGACCgtctttctcccttccctccttgcATCGTCACCTCTTGAAAACAACCCTtcctccaacctccccttccctatcCTCTCAGCTCTGACATACTTCCGCCGTTGGGAGGAACCATGATCGCCCAAGCCTCGGATCCGCCGCCGAAAGTCCAAAAGTCGGTTACACGCGACTCCATCACCGACGATGCTTCACACATCGACCGCTACGGCTCTGTCCCCGGGGTCGTCGAAGATGTCGTCCAGGTCATCGACCACAAGGCCGAACGGGCTCTCTGTCGCCGCTTCGATTTCCGTATACTTCCCGTGCTCGCATTGATGTGTACGTACATccatctagatattattttctcACCTGCTCATAACTCTAGACCTCTTCAATGCCCTGGATAAAGGCAACCTCAGTAATGCCGAAACCGCCGGCATGAGCGATGGTAAACCAGCCCTCGCTCCTTCTTTATCCACCGTCGCTAACATTACCAGATCTTAACTTCAAACCCGGCCAATATAACCTACTCCTATCCATCTTCTACGTCCCATATGTTGTATTCGCGCCCCCATTTGCCATGCTTGGCAAGCGCTGGAGTCCTGCACGCGTATTGCCCGTCCTGATGTTCTCTTTTGGCTCATTCACGCTGCTTTCGTCTGCGACCAAGAACTTCGGCGGCATGTTCGCTCTGCGCTGGTTCCTCGGCATGTCTGAAGCGGCCTTCTTCCCGCTAGTCATCTACTACCTCACGACCTTCTACCGGCGTGGCGAGCTCGCCCGTCGCCTCGCTATTTTCTACGCAGCCAGCAACATCGCCAACGCCTTCTCCGGCCTACTCGCCTTCGGCGTCTTTCAAATCAAAAACTCCTCTCTCCCAGACTGGCGTTACCTCTTCATTCTCGAAGGCGGCGTCACCgttctcttctcctgcttcgcCTTCTGGTACCTTCCTCGCTCCGCCTCCACAGCCTCCTTCCTCAGCGAAGACGAGAGGCTTCTCGCCCATCACCGCATCCAAGTGGACAGTTCCGCCATCGTCGATGAACCCTTCCACCTCCGCTCCGCTCTCGGCATTTTCAAACACCCCTCCACCTACGCCTTCCTCGCTATCGAAATCTGTCTCGGTGTGCCCCTGCAGGGCGTCTCCCTTTTCATGCCCCAGATCATTCAACGCCTGGGCTTTTCCACCGTCAAAACTAACCTCTACACCGTGGCCCCTAATGTCACCGGAGCCGCCATGCTTATCGTCCTCGCCTTTGCATCAGATGCCGTCCGCCTCCGCGCTCCTTTCATCGTCTTAggcttcctcctcacttTCACAGGCTTCATGATCTACGCCGCTATCGACGACGTCGATCGCCAGATCCACCTAGCGTACTTTGCCACCTTCATGATGACCTGGGGTACCTCTGCGCCGTCGGTGCTGCTCTCCACATGGTataacaacaacattgcAGATGAGAACAAGCGTGTGCTGTTGACGAGTATTGGTGTGCCGTTGGCGAATCTGATGGGCTTGGTGTCGAGTAATGTCTTCCGGGAGAAAGATAAGCCCAAGTATCTGCCTGCCCTCGTCACAGTGGGCGCATTCGGTGGAACTGGTGCTATTCTGGCGGCGCTGTTGGGGGTATATATGCTTGTGGATAATCACCGGAGGGATCGTAAGGAGGGTGTCAGGATGCGGGCGCAGGATGTCCCGACTGAAAGGTTGCGCGACGGACCGGGCGCTGTCGGGTTCCGATggttcttataatatattcttacgATATTTACGAGGAATGATTACAATAAATGGGTACTTCTATTAGGAATGAGAAGGAATCTTGTAGGCTAGTAGTAGAGCTCGTGCTCGCTCATTCTTGTGGACCAGATGCGACCATATCCcagaagatggccgagtggtGCCGTGCTAGGTGCCTTCCTCATGCCCGGAGACTAAATGTACTTTCTGGGGAAGAGTGCTAACCTTTTCATCATTGTCAATGGCATATCGCGGATAAACTTGCAGGTTAGTCCTCTCAACCAAGCTAGCCAAGTATCTACCAAATCGGCGGAATCCATAATGGCTAATGGGCTCATGGCTAATAGAGTCGCTAGTATACAAATTCTATGATTTCTCTCAGGACAGAAACTCCTCGACTGTATAGCATTAAGGTACCTTGGTGAAAGATCCTGGAGGCACGTATAACCTCATAATGGATAACGTATGAGGTGCACATGTATACTCAGTTACTACTGAGAGTATAAGGGATTCAAGCTTTTCCATGGGTCGAGCGGGCGCGTATTGGGATACACGCACAACCTTGTACCCACAGTTCCAGCGCGCCACACTGAATCTTATAGAATCAGCTACTGCACTTAAAGTCGACAACCCCTGCCCTGGAGTTCATCAACAGCGCGACAATCAAGCCGTACAATCCTACGATACCATCCAAGCTGCATTAGCTGCCATCCGTTCTTCAGAGAAACACATGTCTGAGCAACATACCCAAGACCTCAGCAAAAATCAGAATAAGGATCATGCCCACGTAAAGTCGCGACTGCTGCGCGGTCCCTCGCACCCCCGCATCACCGACAATCCCAATTGCAAACCTGCAATTAATCAGCCCATATCCAACGACGGATATCCATAGAAGTTCTCATATAAAGCATACTTGCCCAGCAGCCAGTCCGCAAAGCCCAACCGCCAGTCCGGCGCCCAGCTGAAGCAGACTAGTGTACAGAGCCATCTCCTGCGCGAGGTTGTTGGCAATCAGCACCGAAACAACGAGGCCGTATATGCCTAGGATGCCGGCCATAACGATGGGTACGATATCTTTGACCGATCAGTTCATGGAACACTACAGGCAGGGTAGTATAGATGTGGACTAATACTTTTGACGATCAAGTCCGGACGCAAGACACCCGATGAACAAACACCCACCCCGGCCTTTGCGGTTCCGTAGGCTGCCCCGATGCTCGTGAATACAATGGCGCTTGTACAGCCGAGGACTCCAAAGAGAGGCTTTGGGGGTTAGAATCAGACTGTGCTTGCTTCAAGTTATGATTGGGAAGACCCACTCCATAGCTGGGACTGAAAAGGCTCTGTTAGTTACTCTCTTACGCAACTGACACACCAGACATATTTGGGGAACCTAACCAGAATTCCGATAGCatcgctttttcttttactgtAATTGTCCTGGGCGCCAGGGTGGTATAGGATGTAGGAATAGTCTGAGGCTACAGAATTCATCAACCAGTGGAGGCTAGGCAGCTTTATACCCTTCAACTTCAAGCCAAGACGAATTTATGTCATAGGACCCTTTTCCCGCAACCATTGGGCCAAAACACCGTTGACATCAAAGGCCAGTCCCTCGGCCAATGGAGCTAGTCTTCTATTCCCTATATGCATGGTTCGTTGGGCGCTTGGGGCTCCCGGAAGGAGCTTAAGTCACCTATATAAGCAACTCTGATAGGTGAAGTAATCACTTTTCCTTCCTATCCCAGTCCTACCCCAAAGGGCTGTATACAACTGGTATGAGGGCGCAGGCAACCATAATCCTGATCGAGGTGGGGGATGTCTCACTTGGGTTGACCAGTGACCGCTCAGAAAAGCTAATACTTTCGTACTTTAGCCTCCGAACGAGACAGACTTTCCAGGCGTTGTTCGATGAGGACAGACCCCGCGTGCACAGGCCTATATCGAGATGCCTAGCGACTACTGGCAGTGACACACTGGCTATACTGCTGGAGTAC of Aspergillus luchuensis IFO 4308 DNA, chromosome 7, nearly complete sequence contains these proteins:
- a CDS encoding MFS transporter (COG:G;~EggNog:ENOG410QE24;~InterPro:IPR020846,IPR011701,IPR036259;~PFAM:PF07690;~TransMembrane:14 (i47-64o84-103i115-137o143-165i177-199o205-226i247-266o278-296i308-337o349-368i380-399o405-431i443-465o485-506i);~go_function: GO:0022857 - transmembrane transporter activity [Evidence IEA];~go_process: GO:0055085 - transmembrane transport [Evidence IEA]), yielding MTTSSPGAQEIASHELEMPSRHDNVSEQTGQDEYVYIADRYNLIRRIIFIMTVCSSMFTNQLGLCNSLTTLEIIGDSFGVTAPGQLSWTVSGYGLTLGTFVLIGGRLGDEFGNKAIFIIGMGWLALTSMMAGVSVYSSWPVFVLARVLQGLGPALTVPNALAIFGKCFSQGPRNMGFAWFAASAPVGAMAGLLFGALFAMAWWPWIYWSQALGVAFLFVLAIFAIPNMPVEGEKNQRRTIRETLDRLDLPGGATGVTALVLFNFAWNQSLVTTWDEPYVYVCLILSFLFLAAFLFIEIRLARHPILPVAVLTSDIAFVFGCTAAGWSTFGIWLFYVIRICLNIGGQTPIQLAAWLSPILVTGISTALIVGKIITKVPAPFIMLFAMLCYFLTSLLMALRPVHSTYWTYFFFATIIATFAMDSSLPAATIIFSNAVPRQYQGMGSSVIMTIVVYSISLGLGFAGTIELQINNGGHTKAELLHGYRGTLWFSVGLTAFGTILALIFLLKDLRRRKLARNQEGEEKNDSSEI
- the VMA3_2 gene encoding H(+)-transporting V0 sector ATPase subunit c (COG:C;~EggNog:ENOG410PMYT;~TransMembrane:1 (n4-16c21/22o31-52i)), yielding MAGILGIYGLVVSVLIANNLAQEMALYTSLLQLGAGLAVGLCGLAAGQVCNWDCR
- a CDS encoding putative MFS transporter (COG:G;~EggNog:ENOG410PJ5Z;~InterPro:IPR020846,IPR011701,IPR036259;~PFAM:PF07690;~TransMembrane:12 (i57-74o98-119i126-145o157-175i187-209o221-241i290-314o326-346i353-373o379-404i416-437o449-472i);~go_function: GO:0022857 - transmembrane transporter activity [Evidence IEA];~go_process: GO:0055085 - transmembrane transport [Evidence IEA]), encoding MIAQASDPPPKVQKSVTRDSITDDASHIDRYGSVPGVVEDVVQVIDHKAERALCRRFDFRILPVLALMYLFNALDKGNLSNAETAGMSDDLNFKPGQYNLLLSIFYVPYVVFAPPFAMLGKRWSPARVLPVLMFSFGSFTLLSSATKNFGGMFALRWFLGMSEAAFFPLVIYYLTTFYRRGELARRLAIFYAASNIANAFSGLLAFGVFQIKNSSLPDWRYLFILEGGVTVLFSCFAFWYLPRSASTASFLSEDERLLAHHRIQVDSSAIVDEPFHLRSALGIFKHPSTYAFLAIEICLGVPLQGVSLFMPQIIQRLGFSTVKTNLYTVAPNVTGAAMLIVLAFASDAVRLRAPFIVLGFLLTFTGFMIYAAIDDVDRQIHLAYFATFMMTWGTSAPSVLLSTWYNNNIADENKRVLLTSIGVPLANLMGLVSSNVFREKDKPKYLPALVTVGAFGGTGAILAALLGVYMLVDNHRRDRKEGVRMRAQDVPTERLRDGPGAVGFRWFL